A genomic stretch from Thermomonospora umbrina includes:
- a CDS encoding DUF397 domain-containing protein encodes MSRAVWRKSSRSYQDGSCVEVAALTGMVAVRDSKNPESAALAFSSSAWRAFARRLAEDPLR; translated from the coding sequence ATGTCCCGTGCAGTGTGGCGCAAGAGCAGCCGCAGCTACCAGGATGGGTCGTGCGTTGAAGTCGCGGCGCTGACGGGCATGGTGGCCGTCCGCGACAGCAAGAACCCCGAGTCTGCGGCGCTCGCCTTCTCCTCCTCGGCCTGGCGGGCGTTCGCCCGCCGGCTCGCGGAGGACCCGCTCCGCTAG
- a CDS encoding helix-turn-helix domain-containing protein, with protein sequence MAADSPTIRRRQLMNALKRLRESAGLTQERAAEQLDWHHTKIFRIETGRTGPHPNDVRAMLDVYGVTDKAERDALIQLAKDARKRGWWYSYRDVLPSKYESYIGMEAEATSIREFHVAAIPGLLQTEGYATAFIRGGPLELDEDEIRRRVEVRMTRQHILRGPDRPQLWVILDEAAIHRAVGGPAVMRGQLEHLLAVARGRTTLQLVPYSVGAHPGATGNFSLLSFPESSDADAAYVEIVNGNLWIDRAEEVERFATAFDHLRAVAVSPEDTRAMLIAALNEYK encoded by the coding sequence ATGGCCGCCGACAGCCCGACCATCCGACGCCGCCAGTTGATGAACGCCCTCAAGCGCCTCCGCGAGAGCGCCGGCCTCACCCAGGAACGGGCGGCCGAGCAGCTCGACTGGCACCACACGAAGATCTTCAGGATCGAGACCGGCCGCACCGGCCCGCACCCGAACGACGTGCGCGCCATGCTCGACGTCTACGGCGTGACCGACAAGGCCGAACGCGACGCCCTCATCCAGCTCGCCAAGGACGCCCGCAAGCGCGGCTGGTGGTACTCGTACCGCGACGTCCTGCCCAGCAAGTACGAGTCCTACATCGGCATGGAGGCAGAGGCGACGTCCATCCGCGAGTTTCACGTTGCTGCGATACCTGGTCTGTTGCAGACCGAGGGGTACGCGACCGCCTTCATCCGGGGTGGGCCGCTGGAGCTCGACGAGGATGAGATTCGGCGCCGAGTCGAGGTTCGAATGACTCGGCAGCACATCCTGCGCGGACCCGATCGCCCCCAGCTATGGGTGATCCTCGACGAGGCGGCCATCCACCGAGCTGTGGGTGGTCCTGCGGTGATGAGGGGCCAGCTTGAGCACCTGCTCGCTGTGGCCAGGGGCCGTACGACGCTCCAGCTCGTCCCTTACAGCGTGGGAGCCCATCCCGGAGCAACCGGCAACTTCAGCCTCCTCAGTTTCCCGGAGAGCTCCGACGCCGACGCCGCCTACGTGGAGATCGTCAACGGAAACCTCTGGATCGACAGGGCTGAGGAGGTCGAACGGTTCGCGACGGCCTTCGATCATCTCCGTGCCGTCGCAGTCAGCCCGGAGGATACGCGGGCTATGCTGATTGCAGCCCTAAATGAGTACAAATGA
- a CDS encoding ATP-binding protein yields the protein MKAQGLRPVRAMSFPGEGDGALVDVRQVRRFLRERLDGVGVDLTDLELVVCEIVTNAVRHSMSGEPGGRLRVAVLMADDRVRLEFTDDGGTAALPEIPTGVDESGRGLVIVAGLTDAWGWDVGDDGRTTVWAEMPRKTADH from the coding sequence GTGAAGGCGCAGGGGCTCCGGCCGGTGCGCGCGATGTCGTTCCCCGGGGAGGGCGACGGCGCGCTGGTGGACGTGCGGCAGGTGCGGCGGTTCCTGCGGGAGCGACTGGACGGCGTGGGGGTGGACCTCACGGACCTGGAGCTGGTGGTGTGCGAGATCGTCACCAACGCGGTACGGCACTCGATGTCGGGGGAGCCCGGCGGGCGGCTGCGGGTGGCGGTGCTCATGGCCGACGATCGCGTACGCCTGGAGTTCACCGACGACGGCGGGACGGCGGCGCTCCCGGAGATCCCCACGGGCGTGGACGAGAGCGGGCGGGGACTGGTGATCGTCGCCGGGCTGACCGACGCGTGGGGCTGGGACGTCGGCGACGACGGCCGGACCACGGTGTGGGCCGAGATGCCCCGCAAGACCGCTGACCATTGA
- the icmF gene encoding fused isobutyryl-CoA mutase/GTPase IcmF, with translation MAPLHRPEHPVRFVTAAALFDGHDAAINIMRRILQSQGAEVIHLGHNRSVAEIVEAAIQEDVQGVAISSYQGGHVEYFRYLVDLLAERGAGHVKVYGGGGGVIVPEEIEALHTHGVARIFSPEDGQRLGLPGMINTMVAACDVDLATRWTPPVGGADAGTETLSPGTSETAEAGAGSERPSIEGVLAGDVRALARAITVIEAGRLGEEDLRVVRRAAQGRTVPVLGITGTGGSGKSSLTDELVRRFRLDTEDKVRIAVIAVDPTRRRSGGALLGDRIRMNSIDGGPVFFRSVATRGAHELPAHLGDVIAACRASHDLVIVETPGIGQGDAAIVPFADVSLYVMTPEFGAASQLEKIDMLDFADAVAINKFERRGAEDALRDVRRQLVRNREAFGARPEDMPVFGTIAARFNDDGVTALYQELRSRLAEHGLPEAPGALARVDGRVLSKIEAVIPPDRSTYLADIARTVRGYHAETDRQAEVVRRRQRLAAARDMVAEAGGDTATLDRLLDDTEVGDEARSLLERWPGIVDAYSRDELVVRVRDREIHTPLWRETLSGTRVPRVALPNLSDHGDLLRFLRRENLPGSFPYTAGVFPFKRADEDPTRMFAGEGDAFRTNRRFKRLSEGQPATRLSTAFDSVTLYGNDPAQRPDIYGKVGTSGVSIATLDDMKVLYDGFDLSSPTTSVSMTINGPAPTILAFFLNTAIDQALDRFASENGRPPSEEEAADLRAAVLRTVRGTVQADILKEDQGQNTCIFSTEFSLRMMADIQEWFVAHGVRNFYSVSISGYHIAEAGANPISQLAFTLANGFTYVEAYLARGMDIDDFAHNLSFFFSNGMDPEYSVLGRVARRIWAVALRERYGASERGQKLKYHVQTSGRSLHAQEMDFNDIRTTLQALIAVYDNCNSLHTNAYDEAVTTPTDESVRRALAIQLIINREWGLAKNENPNQGAYVIEQLTDLVEEAVLTEFERISERGGVLGAMETGYQRGRIQDESMLYETRKHDGSLPIIGVNTFTTPDSASTKGPVELARGTEDEKQGQLRRLAAFQEAHREEAPAALRRLREAAMSGENAFAALMDTARVCSLGQITDTLFEAGGQYRRNV, from the coding sequence ATGGCCCCTTTGCACCGGCCCGAGCATCCCGTCCGGTTCGTCACGGCCGCGGCGCTGTTCGACGGCCACGACGCGGCGATCAACATCATGCGGCGGATCCTGCAGTCCCAGGGCGCCGAGGTGATCCATCTGGGCCACAACCGCTCGGTGGCCGAGATCGTCGAGGCGGCGATCCAGGAGGACGTCCAGGGCGTGGCCATCAGCTCCTACCAGGGCGGCCACGTCGAGTACTTCCGCTACCTGGTGGATCTCCTGGCCGAACGCGGCGCGGGGCACGTCAAGGTCTACGGCGGTGGCGGCGGCGTCATCGTCCCCGAGGAGATCGAGGCCCTGCACACCCACGGCGTCGCCCGCATCTTCTCCCCGGAGGACGGCCAACGGCTCGGCCTCCCCGGCATGATCAACACCATGGTCGCCGCGTGCGACGTCGACCTCGCCACCCGGTGGACGCCCCCGGTCGGCGGAGCGGACGCGGGCACGGAGACACTTTCGCCCGGCACGTCGGAGACCGCCGAGGCCGGTGCGGGCTCGGAGCGGCCGTCCATCGAGGGCGTCCTGGCGGGGGACGTGCGGGCGCTGGCGCGGGCGATCACCGTGATCGAGGCCGGGCGGCTCGGGGAGGAGGACCTGCGGGTCGTCCGGCGGGCCGCGCAGGGACGGACGGTGCCCGTGTTGGGCATCACCGGCACCGGCGGGTCGGGGAAGTCCTCCCTGACCGACGAGCTGGTCCGCCGGTTCCGGCTCGACACCGAGGACAAGGTGCGGATCGCCGTCATCGCCGTCGACCCCACCCGACGCCGCAGCGGGGGAGCGCTGCTGGGCGACCGGATCCGGATGAACTCCATCGACGGCGGCCCGGTGTTCTTCCGATCCGTGGCCACTCGGGGCGCGCACGAGCTGCCCGCCCACCTGGGCGACGTGATCGCCGCGTGCCGGGCGAGCCATGACCTGGTCATCGTGGAGACCCCAGGCATCGGGCAGGGCGACGCCGCGATCGTGCCGTTCGCCGACGTGAGCCTGTACGTGATGACACCCGAGTTCGGCGCGGCCTCCCAGCTCGAGAAGATCGACATGCTCGACTTCGCCGACGCGGTCGCCATCAACAAGTTCGAACGACGCGGGGCCGAGGACGCGCTCCGCGACGTCCGCCGCCAGCTCGTCCGCAACCGGGAGGCGTTCGGGGCGCGGCCGGAGGACATGCCGGTCTTCGGCACCATCGCCGCCCGCTTCAACGACGACGGCGTCACCGCCCTCTACCAGGAGCTGCGTTCGCGCCTCGCCGAGCACGGGCTGCCCGAGGCCCCCGGCGCGCTCGCCCGCGTGGACGGCCGGGTCTTGTCCAAGATCGAGGCCGTCATCCCGCCCGACCGCTCCACCTACCTCGCCGACATCGCCCGTACCGTGCGGGGCTACCACGCCGAGACCGATCGACAGGCGGAGGTGGTCCGCCGCCGTCAACGGCTGGCCGCCGCCCGGGACATGGTCGCCGAGGCCGGGGGAGACACCGCGACGTTGGATCGGCTGCTCGACGATACCGAGGTCGGTGACGAGGCCCGCTCCCTGTTGGAGCGGTGGCCGGGCATCGTGGACGCCTACTCCAGGGACGAGCTCGTCGTCCGGGTCCGCGATAGGGAGATCCACACTCCGCTGTGGCGGGAGACCCTGTCGGGCACACGCGTCCCCCGGGTGGCGCTGCCGAACCTCTCCGATCACGGTGACCTGCTGAGGTTCCTCCGCCGAGAGAATCTGCCGGGCTCGTTCCCGTACACGGCCGGGGTGTTCCCGTTCAAGCGGGCCGACGAGGACCCGACCCGCATGTTCGCGGGGGAGGGCGACGCGTTCCGCACCAACCGTCGCTTCAAGCGGCTGTCGGAGGGGCAGCCCGCCACGCGGCTGTCCACCGCGTTCGACTCGGTGACCCTCTATGGGAACGACCCGGCGCAGCGGCCCGACATCTACGGCAAGGTCGGCACCTCAGGGGTGTCGATCGCCACGCTCGACGACATGAAGGTGCTGTACGACGGGTTCGACCTGTCGTCCCCCACCACGTCGGTGTCGATGACCATCAACGGGCCCGCCCCCACGATCCTGGCGTTCTTCCTCAACACGGCCATCGACCAGGCCCTCGACCGCTTCGCCTCCGAGAACGGGCGTCCGCCCTCCGAGGAGGAGGCCGCCGACCTGCGCGCCGCCGTGTTGAGAACGGTGCGGGGCACGGTGCAGGCCGACATCCTCAAGGAGGACCAGGGCCAGAACACCTGCATCTTCTCCACGGAGTTCTCGCTGCGGATGATGGCCGACATCCAGGAGTGGTTCGTCGCCCACGGGGTCCGCAACTTCTACTCGGTGTCCATCTCCGGCTACCACATCGCCGAAGCGGGCGCGAACCCCATCAGTCAGCTCGCGTTCACCCTCGCCAACGGCTTCACCTACGTGGAGGCGTACCTGGCGCGGGGCATGGACATCGACGACTTCGCCCACAACCTGTCGTTCTTTTTCTCCAACGGCATGGACCCCGAATACAGCGTGCTGGGCCGGGTGGCCCGCCGCATCTGGGCGGTGGCCCTCCGCGAACGGTACGGAGCCTCCGAACGAGGCCAGAAGCTCAAGTACCACGTGCAGACCTCCGGGCGTTCCCTGCACGCCCAGGAGATGGACTTCAACGACATCCGCACCACGCTGCAGGCGTTGATAGCGGTCTACGACAACTGCAACAGCCTGCACACCAACGCCTACGACGAGGCCGTCACCACCCCCACGGACGAATCGGTGCGCCGCGCCCTGGCCATCCAGCTCATCATCAACCGCGAATGGGGCCTGGCCAAGAACGAGAACCCCAACCAGGGCGCGTACGTCATCGAGCAGCTCACCGACCTCGTGGAGGAGGCGGTGCTGACGGAGTTCGAGCGCATCAGCGAACGCGGCGGCGTCCTCGGCGCGATGGAGACCGGCTACCAGCGGGGCCGCATCCAGGACGAGTCGATGCTGTACGAGACCCGCAAGCACGACGGCTCGCTGCCCATCATCGGCGTCAACACGTTCACCACGCCCGACTCGGCGTCCACCAAGGGGCCGGTGGAGCTGGCCCGGGGCACCGAGGACGAGAAGCAGGGCCAACTGCGCCGCCTGGCCGCCTTCCAGGAGGCGCACCGCGAGGAGGCCCCGGCCGCCCTCCGCCGCCTGCGGGAGGCGGCGATGTCCGGGGAGAACGCCTTCGCCGCCCTGATGGACACCGCCCGCGTGTGCTCCCTGGGCCAGATCACCGACACCCTGTTCGAGGCCGGCGGCCAGTATCGCCGCAACGTCTGA
- a CDS encoding MarR family winged helix-turn-helix transcriptional regulator yields MTSSAPLDPIAEARRQWLRRWPEHAERMSAITSVMRVQQLLLAEMERALKPFGLTFASYEALVLLHFSRTGRLPLGKMGRRLMVHPTSITNTIDRLQAAGLVRRVPDPADRRRVLAEISEHGHEVALAATEVVHGIEFGLGSLSERDAVTLSALLRQVRRAAGDFGSEVPDPWATNTR; encoded by the coding sequence ATGACGTCCAGTGCCCCCCTCGATCCGATCGCCGAGGCCCGCCGCCAGTGGCTGCGCCGCTGGCCCGAGCACGCCGAGCGCATGTCGGCCATCACGTCGGTGATGCGGGTGCAGCAGCTCCTGCTGGCGGAGATGGAACGCGCGCTCAAGCCGTTCGGACTGACCTTCGCCAGCTACGAGGCGCTGGTGCTGCTGCACTTCAGCCGTACGGGCCGGCTCCCGCTGGGGAAGATGGGCCGGCGGCTCATGGTGCATCCGACGAGCATCACCAACACCATCGACCGGCTGCAGGCGGCCGGGCTGGTGCGGCGGGTGCCCGACCCGGCCGACCGGCGGCGGGTGCTGGCGGAGATCAGCGAACACGGCCACGAGGTCGCGCTGGCGGCGACCGAGGTCGTCCACGGCATCGAGTTCGGGCTGGGCTCGCTGTCGGAGCGCGACGCCGTGACGCTGAGCGCGCTGCTGCGGCAGGTGCGGCGGGCGGCCGGCGACTTCGGGTCCGAGGTGCCCGACCCGTGGGCCACCAACACCCGCTGA
- a CDS encoding FAD-dependent oxidoreductase has product MSKPVILTVDDDPGVSRAVARDLRRRYAGSYRVMRADSGPQALETLKEIRLRGDDTALLVADHRMPEMTGVEFLEQAMDLYPFARRVLLTAYADTDAAIRAINVVDLDHYLMKPWNPPDEKFYPVIDAQLDAWSRQDRRLPGELRVIGHRWSARSYEVRDFLARNQVPYSWTLDDDPEAAELITAAGGACELPLVVTADGTVLQSPTDAELADAVGMATAPGADFYDLVVVGGGPGGLGAAVYGASEGLRTVLLERHATGGQAGQSSRIENYLGFPDGLSGSQLAERARRQAVRLGAELLTACQITGLEQRGRTRVVQLADGREIASHAVILAMGVNYRRLDAPGLDDLVGRGVFYGAALTESPQCADQEVYVVGGANSAGQAAVHLAKVAKKVHLVVRADGLEKSMSHYLIEQIAGIDVIEVHTRTEVVAGEGTAHLERLVLRGPDGERTVDTQYVFVFIGAQPHTDWLEGVVERDERGFLLTGPDLVSGGRRPAGWPLQRQPYHLETSVPGVFAAGDVRAESMKRVASAVGDGAMAVALVHRYLEKA; this is encoded by the coding sequence GTGTCGAAGCCTGTGATCTTGACGGTGGACGACGATCCGGGGGTGTCCCGGGCCGTCGCGCGTGATCTGCGCCGCCGGTACGCGGGGTCGTACCGGGTGATGCGGGCCGACTCCGGCCCGCAGGCGCTGGAGACGCTCAAGGAGATCCGGTTGCGCGGCGACGACACGGCGCTGCTGGTCGCCGACCATCGGATGCCGGAGATGACCGGGGTGGAGTTCCTGGAGCAGGCGATGGACCTGTATCCGTTCGCCCGCCGGGTGCTGTTGACCGCCTACGCCGACACGGACGCGGCGATCCGGGCCATCAACGTGGTCGACCTCGACCACTACCTGATGAAGCCGTGGAATCCGCCCGACGAGAAGTTCTACCCGGTGATCGACGCCCAGCTCGACGCCTGGTCCCGGCAGGACCGGCGGCTGCCCGGCGAGCTGCGGGTGATCGGGCACCGCTGGTCGGCCCGCTCCTACGAGGTCCGCGACTTCCTGGCCCGCAACCAGGTGCCCTATAGCTGGACGCTCGACGACGACCCCGAGGCCGCCGAGCTGATCACGGCGGCCGGGGGCGCCTGCGAACTGCCGCTGGTCGTCACCGCCGACGGCACCGTCCTGCAGTCCCCCACCGACGCGGAGCTGGCCGACGCGGTCGGCATGGCGACCGCGCCCGGGGCCGACTTCTACGACCTGGTCGTGGTCGGCGGCGGGCCCGGCGGGCTGGGCGCGGCCGTGTACGGGGCGTCCGAGGGCCTGCGGACCGTGCTGCTCGAACGGCACGCCACCGGAGGGCAGGCCGGGCAGAGCTCCCGCATCGAGAACTACCTCGGCTTCCCCGACGGCCTGTCGGGCTCCCAGCTCGCCGAACGGGCCCGGCGGCAGGCCGTCCGGCTGGGCGCCGAGCTGCTCACCGCCTGCCAGATCACCGGGCTTGAGCAGCGCGGGCGGACCCGTGTCGTCCAACTGGCCGACGGTCGCGAGATCGCCTCGCACGCGGTGATCCTGGCCATGGGCGTCAACTATCGGCGGCTCGACGCGCCCGGCCTCGACGACCTGGTGGGCCGGGGCGTCTTCTACGGGGCGGCGCTGACCGAGTCCCCCCAGTGCGCCGACCAGGAGGTGTACGTGGTCGGCGGGGCCAACTCCGCCGGGCAGGCCGCCGTCCACCTGGCCAAGGTCGCCAAGAAGGTGCACCTCGTGGTCCGGGCGGACGGGCTGGAGAAGTCCATGTCCCACTACCTGATCGAGCAGATCGCCGGGATCGACGTCATCGAGGTCCACACCCGCACCGAGGTCGTCGCGGGCGAGGGCACCGCGCATCTGGAGCGACTCGTCCTGCGGGGCCCCGACGGGGAGCGGACGGTGGACACCCAGTACGTGTTCGTCTTCATCGGGGCCCAGCCGCACACCGACTGGCTGGAGGGCGTGGTCGAACGCGACGAGCGGGGCTTCCTGCTCACCGGCCCCGACCTGGTGTCCGGCGGGCGCAGGCCCGCGGGCTGGCCGCTGCAGCGCCAGCCGTACCACCTGGAGACCAGCGTCCCCGGCGTGTTCGCGGCCGGGGACGTGCGCGCCGAGTCGATGAAGCGGGTCGCCTCGGCCGTCGGCGACGGCGCCATGGCCGTCGCGCTGGTCCACCGTTACCTGGAGAAGGCCTGA
- a CDS encoding ATP-binding protein: MQKITVDELRPLFLFEKLSDEQLAVLAEYGHVEEYDAGVEVCRQGDPAEVFYVLLDGEIALTKNIQGHEVELTRSSTPSVYGGATQAYMGDRIEQRYGGALRTTRPSRLFALPARKFSHIVHEWFPMAIHLLEGLFFGMSNIKALVDQRERLTALGTITAGLTHELNNPAAAASRANAELGERLIAAQKRLAELAAHGVDCDRLGELVLTQERLAKRTAQTAARSPLEVSDAEDGLGDVLGDLGVEEAWELAPALVAAGFEAEDVEEVAELVGPGHLPLAMRWLAGVLEISQLQHEIGDAMTRITALLGSARQYSQLDRAPGQTADLRELLDSTLTMLKRKIGDGVRVDTDYAPDLPRIPVYAAELNQVWTNLIDNALYAMGGSGTLTVRTGREGDRLLVEIGDTGPGIPEEHLERIFTPFFTTKPVGEGTGLGLDISWRIVVGRHDGDIRVLSQPGDTRFQVLLPVTP; this comes from the coding sequence ATGCAGAAGATCACCGTCGACGAGCTGCGTCCGCTGTTCCTGTTCGAGAAGCTGTCGGACGAGCAGTTGGCCGTCCTCGCCGAGTACGGCCACGTCGAGGAGTACGACGCCGGGGTCGAGGTCTGCCGGCAGGGCGACCCGGCCGAGGTCTTCTACGTGCTGCTGGACGGCGAGATCGCGCTCACCAAGAACATCCAGGGCCACGAGGTCGAGCTGACCCGCAGCTCCACGCCCAGCGTCTACGGCGGCGCCACCCAGGCGTACATGGGCGACCGCATCGAGCAGCGGTACGGGGGCGCCCTGCGCACGACCCGGCCCAGCCGGCTGTTCGCGCTGCCGGCCCGCAAGTTCTCCCACATCGTCCACGAGTGGTTCCCGATGGCCATCCACCTGTTGGAGGGCCTGTTCTTCGGCATGAGCAACATCAAGGCGCTCGTCGACCAGCGGGAGCGGCTCACCGCGCTCGGCACCATCACCGCCGGGCTCACCCACGAGCTGAACAACCCGGCCGCCGCCGCCTCGCGCGCCAACGCCGAGCTGGGCGAGCGGCTGATCGCCGCGCAGAAGCGGCTGGCCGAGCTGGCCGCGCACGGCGTCGACTGCGACCGGCTCGGGGAGCTGGTCCTCACCCAGGAACGGCTCGCCAAGCGCACCGCCCAGACCGCCGCGCGCAGCCCGCTGGAGGTCAGCGACGCCGAGGACGGGCTGGGCGACGTGCTGGGCGACCTCGGTGTCGAGGAAGCCTGGGAGCTGGCCCCCGCCCTGGTCGCGGCCGGTTTCGAGGCCGAGGACGTCGAGGAGGTCGCCGAGCTGGTCGGCCCCGGGCACCTGCCGCTGGCGATGCGATGGCTGGCCGGGGTGCTGGAGATCTCCCAGCTCCAGCACGAGATCGGCGACGCGATGACCCGGATCACCGCCCTGCTCGGCTCGGCCCGCCAGTACTCCCAGCTCGACCGCGCCCCCGGCCAGACCGCCGACCTGCGGGAACTGCTGGACAGCACCCTCACCATGCTCAAGCGCAAGATCGGCGACGGGGTGCGGGTGGACACCGACTACGCCCCCGACCTGCCGCGCATCCCCGTCTACGCCGCCGAGCTCAACCAGGTGTGGACCAACCTCATCGACAACGCCCTGTACGCGATGGGCGGCTCGGGCACCTTGACCGTCCGCACCGGGCGCGAGGGCGACCGGCTGCTGGTGGAGATCGGCGACACCGGCCCCGGCATCCCCGAGGAGCACCTGGAGCGGATCTTCACCCCGTTCTTCACCACCAAGCCGGTCGGCGAGGGCACGGGCCTCGGCCTGGACATCTCCTGGCGGATCGTGGTGGGCCGCCACGACGGCGACATCCGGGTGCTGTCGCAGCCCGGCGACACGCGGTTCCAGGTGCTGCTGCCCGTCACGCCCTAG
- a CDS encoding penicillin-binding protein, giving the protein MPTGSFERMPRQGAAGAVRGLLGMGALAGGLVALILLPVACTVGIGARDSAQWMQQEPEDLSLLASPQRSKILAADGSTLATFYYQNRVEVRLDQIAPVARRAVLAIEDARFYQHGALDSQGTLRALVSNLNSGEVTQGGSGITQQYVKNLRLEQADTKRERQEALALTPARKIQELRYAVAIEKRFPKDEILRRYLNIAYFGDGAYGIEAAARRYFSTSAARLTLAEAATLAGITRNPEGYNPRLHPGAARDRRDVVLDRMGELGWAAAAEIAEAKNEPVRLDVTETPNGCTSSKAPFFCDYVQREILNSPVFGKTAKERERLLKQGGLTIRTTLDPKTQKAAQRAVDRHVPPKNSAGKAAAEVLIQPGTGRIRGMVVDRRLGPDSERGKTWINFAADASHGSSIGMQAGSTFKAFTLAAALEDGTPFGSRLLAPSRFIPTGYSNCDGDPVNATTPLRNSADGEGGRTFSLVTGTAHSVNTYFLALQREVGLCETVRMAEKLGMRQASGKALEQYPSFTLGFNTVSPLRLAAAYAAFAARGEYCKPIAITSITHTSGRRLPVPGADCEQVMRKGTADAVNHVMRSVLSSGTGRGLSIGRHAAGKTGTVDNFSAAWFAGYTPDLAAAVWVGDPRGGYRYPMTNLCMDGRCYGSVFGATIPGPIWQDSMIGALSGREAHRFHRPPTFYFSKGSGEDLVGLPDVRGLKLSAAVARLRAAGFQVGVGGEVESKEYPKGTVAEMSPGPGARLEPGTYVTLRPSSGEPEPEEPEPDPPSPEPSDPAAPHD; this is encoded by the coding sequence GTGCCGACCGGTTCGTTCGAACGCATGCCGCGCCAGGGCGCCGCCGGCGCCGTCCGTGGGCTGCTCGGCATGGGCGCGCTCGCCGGCGGCCTGGTCGCGCTGATCCTGCTCCCCGTCGCGTGCACCGTCGGGATCGGCGCCCGCGACAGCGCCCAGTGGATGCAGCAGGAGCCGGAGGACCTCAGCCTGCTGGCGTCCCCGCAGCGCTCCAAGATCCTGGCCGCCGACGGCTCCACGCTGGCGACGTTCTACTACCAGAACCGCGTCGAGGTGCGGCTCGACCAGATCGCGCCGGTCGCCCGGCGGGCGGTGCTGGCGATCGAGGACGCCCGCTTCTACCAGCACGGGGCGCTGGACTCCCAGGGCACGCTGCGGGCGCTGGTCAGCAACCTCAACTCCGGCGAGGTCACCCAGGGCGGCTCCGGCATCACCCAGCAGTACGTCAAGAACCTGCGGCTGGAGCAGGCCGACACCAAGCGGGAGCGGCAGGAGGCGCTGGCGCTCACCCCGGCCCGCAAGATCCAGGAGCTGCGGTACGCGGTCGCGATCGAGAAGCGGTTCCCCAAGGACGAGATCCTCCGCCGCTACCTCAACATCGCCTACTTCGGCGACGGCGCGTACGGCATCGAGGCCGCCGCCCGCCGCTACTTCTCCACGAGCGCCGCCAGGCTCACCCTCGCCGAGGCCGCCACGCTCGCCGGCATCACCCGCAACCCCGAGGGCTACAACCCCCGGCTGCACCCGGGCGCCGCCCGCGACCGCCGCGACGTCGTCCTCGACCGGATGGGCGAGCTGGGCTGGGCCGCGGCGGCGGAGATCGCCGAGGCCAAGAACGAGCCCGTCCGACTGGACGTCACCGAGACCCCGAACGGCTGCACCAGCAGCAAGGCCCCGTTCTTCTGCGACTACGTCCAGCGCGAGATCCTCAACAGCCCGGTGTTCGGCAAGACGGCCAAGGAGCGCGAGCGGCTGCTCAAGCAGGGCGGGCTGACCATCCGCACGACCCTGGACCCCAAGACGCAGAAGGCCGCCCAGCGCGCCGTCGACCGGCACGTCCCGCCGAAGAACTCCGCCGGCAAGGCCGCCGCCGAGGTGCTGATCCAGCCCGGCACCGGCCGGATCCGGGGCATGGTCGTCGACCGCAGGCTGGGCCCCGACTCCGAACGCGGCAAGACCTGGATCAACTTCGCCGCCGACGCCAGCCACGGCTCCAGCATCGGCATGCAGGCCGGCTCCACGTTCAAGGCGTTCACGCTGGCGGCGGCGCTGGAGGACGGCACGCCGTTCGGCTCGCGGCTGCTCGCGCCGTCCCGCTTCATCCCCACCGGTTACAGCAACTGCGACGGCGACCCCGTCAACGCCACCACCCCGCTGCGCAACTCCGCCGACGGCGAGGGCGGCCGGACGTTCAGCCTCGTCACCGGCACCGCCCACTCGGTGAACACGTACTTCCTCGCGCTGCAGCGCGAGGTCGGGCTGTGCGAGACGGTGCGGATGGCCGAGAAGCTCGGCATGCGGCAGGCGAGCGGCAAGGCGCTGGAGCAGTACCCGTCGTTCACGCTGGGCTTCAACACCGTGTCGCCGCTGCGGCTGGCGGCGGCGTACGCGGCGTTCGCGGCGCGCGGCGAGTACTGCAAGCCCATCGCGATCACCTCGATCACGCACACCAGCGGTCGGAGGTTGCCGGTCCCCGGGGCCGACTGTGAGCAGGTGATGCGCAAGGGCACCGCCGACGCCGTCAACCACGTGATGCGCAGCGTGCTGTCCAGCGGCACCGGCCGGGGTCTGAGCATCGGTCGGCACGCGGCGGGCAAGACCGGCACGGTCGACAACTTCTCCGCCGCCTGGTTCGCCGGCTACACCCCCGACCTCGCGGCGGCGGTGTGGGTGGGGGACCCGCGCGGCGGCTACCGCTACCCGATGACGAACCTGTGCATGGACGGCCGCTGCTACGGCTCGGTCTTCGGGGCGACGATCCCCGGGCCGATCTGGCAGGACAGCATGATCGGGGCGCTGTCGGGCCGGGAGGCGCACCGGTTCCACCGGCCGCCGACGTTCTACTTCAGCAAGGGCTCCGGCGAGGACCTGGTCGGGCTGCCGGACGTGCGCGGCCTGAAGCTGTCGGCGGCGGTCGCGCGGCTGCGGGCCGCCGGGTTCCAGGTGGGCGTGGGCGGCGAGGTCGAGTCGAAGGAGTACCCGAAGGGCACCGTCGCGGAGATGTCGCCCGGCCCCGGGGCGCGTCTGGAGCCGGGCACCTACGTCACGCTGCGGCCCAGCAGCGGTGAGCCGGAGCCGGAGGAGCCCGAGCCGGACCCGCCGTCGCCGGAGCCCTCCGACCCGGCGGCACCGCACGACTGA